One region of Culex pipiens pallens isolate TS chromosome 2, TS_CPP_V2, whole genome shotgun sequence genomic DNA includes:
- the LOC120417984 gene encoding protein hold'em has protein sequence MSTDIVVTKRIHQLCQDSQNFILIGVVIAKSDPKYMESTTMTTYGGRDDGTRGVITLTLRDSERDTINCTVWASQVAIDSFDSLFHIGDVVNVSKAKVLSSSSDRSEQFAPRSTSPYSLKLNALQDGANIKLHEGSGLEQMRRLVTVAPVDATTTYQLADIAAGGHSHNGQSVNILAVVRCVRPKKQIVVAKTGKIKNLREVIVMDATHSGMSMKFWSNEYVERIDKWTPLTTVLLMMDVRIEYNEYFKSICLGMSSKTIITEDPACEQADRLLVSVMRVPLQDSDVAFSATTSAINTSVITTVMSVQQIWDRAEGDLKSDEDQFTALCYAVVTKFDLDGCSRLIGRTCQTCKSFVRVSDDRCSRPECAYNPANIVSYFDIRIDLTDHTGTLANCRLMNQVAEQTLACKVDKFLNMSDEEKGKLKWRILLERCAVKLVVKRKSPVRFQTMYSVAECVVAGAKEVEGKIKVY, from the exons atgtccaCGGATATTGTGGTGACGAAGCGAATCCACCAGCTCTGCCAGGACTCGCAGAACTTCATCCTGATCGGCGTGGTCATTGCCAAAAGTGACCCAAAGTATATGGaatcgacgacgatgacgacgtaTGGTGGCCGCGACGATGGCACCCGCGGGGTCATAACCTTGACGCTCCGGGACAGCGAGCGGGACACCATCAACTGTACGGTTTGGGCGTCCCAAGTGGCCATCGATTCGTTCGACAGCTTGTTCCACATCGGCGACGTGGTCAACGTGAGCAAGGCCAAGGTTCTGTCATCGAGCAGCGATCGGTCGGAACAGTTCGCACCCCGGTCGACCTCGCCGTACAGTTTGAAGCTGAACGCGCTGCAGGATGGCGCAAATATCAAGCTCCACGAGGGATCGGGGTTGGAGCAGATGCGACGGTTGGTCACGGTTGCCCCGGTGGATGCAACGACTACGTACCAGCTGGCGGATATTGCCGCCGGAGGGCATAGCCACAATGGCCAGAGCGTCAACATTCTGGCGGTGGTTCGATGCGTTCGACCCAAGAAGCAGATTGTGGTCGCTAAAACTGGCAAGATCAAGAACCTGCGGGAGGTGATCGTGATGGACGCGACCCATAGCGGGATGTCGATGAAGTTTTGGAGTAACGAGTACGTCGAACGGATCGACAAGTGGACCCCGCTGACGACGGTTCTGCTGATGATGGACGTCAGGATTGAGTACAACGAATACTTCAAGTCCATCTGCCTCGGGATGAGCTCGAAAACCATCATCACCGAAGATCCAGCCTGCGAGCAGGCCGACAGGCTGCTGGTCAGCGTGATGAGAGTTCCGCTACAGGACTCGGATGTCGCGTTCAGCGCAACGACCAGTGCCATCAAca CTTCCGTGATAACGACCGTGATGAGCGTGCAGCAGATTTGGGACCGGGCCGAAGGAGACCTGAAAAGCGACGAGGACCAGTTCACCGCGCTCTGTTACGCCGTCGTAACCAAGTTCGACCTTGACGGCTGCTCCCGACTTATTGGCCGCACCTGCCAAACGTGCAAGTCCTTCGTGCGGGTATCCGACGATCGTTGCTCGCGACCCGAGTGCGCGTACAATCCGGCCAACATCGTGTCCTACTTTGACATCCGTATCGACCTGACGGACCACACCGGGACGCTGGCCAACTGCCGGCTGATGAACCAGGTGGCCGAGCAGACGCTCGCTTGTAAGGTGGACAAGTTTTTGAACATGAGTGATGAGGAAAAGGGCAAGCTCAAGTGGCGCATTCTGCTGGAGCGTTGCGCCGTGAAGCTGGTCGTCAAGCGCAAGTCGCCGGTTCGGTTCCAGACGATGTACTCGGTGGCGGAGTGTGTCGTGGCGGGTGCGAAGGAGGTTGAAGGGAAGATTAAGGTTTATTAG